In Methylocystis sp. MJC1, one DNA window encodes the following:
- a CDS encoding c-type cytochrome, with product MKATSLGLALLVAAVEFVSVTATRAQERGGRQSLEAKLEYCKTCHGLSGEGYRGYYPMPRLAGQQPKYFEAQLRAFIEHRRVNPVMFNVAHELTPATVSALATHFHNLNPPPLGGAPKENIALGRTIFEQGLPESNIAACSACHGPDARGHEEIPRLAGQLYPYTVRSLTLWGRERGQGAKTDTAAIMVVTTHNLSAAQISAIAAYLAYLK from the coding sequence ATGAAGGCCACAAGTTTGGGATTGGCGTTGCTGGTCGCCGCCGTCGAGTTTGTCTCTGTCACCGCGACCCGTGCACAGGAGCGCGGCGGGCGCCAGAGCCTCGAAGCGAAGCTTGAATATTGCAAGACCTGCCACGGCCTCTCCGGCGAAGGCTATCGGGGCTATTATCCGATGCCGCGTCTCGCCGGACAGCAGCCCAAATACTTCGAAGCGCAGCTACGCGCCTTCATCGAACACAGGCGCGTCAATCCGGTGATGTTCAATGTGGCGCATGAGCTGACGCCGGCGACCGTCTCCGCGCTCGCGACGCATTTCCACAACCTCAACCCGCCGCCGCTCGGCGGCGCCCCGAAGGAGAACATCGCCCTCGGGCGCACGATCTTCGAGCAAGGCCTGCCCGAGTCAAACATCGCCGCCTGCTCCGCTTGCCATGGGCCAGACGCCAGGGGTCATGAGGAGATTCCGCGTCTCGCCGGACAGCTCTATCCCTATACGGTGAGATCGCTCACCTTATGGGGCCGCGAGCGCGGGCAGGGCGCGAAGACCGACACCGCCGCAATCATGGTCGTGACGACCCACAATCTCAGCGCCGCACAAATCTCAGCGATCGCGGCCTATCTCGCATATCTGAAGTGA
- a CDS encoding autotransporter outer membrane beta-barrel domain-containing protein codes for MFIEWPEKGLPLSSAGLRRHLAQFRNPNSPLNPNYFKLTASVSLNEGSVNGGDSGGPLWISTSSGLVQIGVLKGGIIDFSDTYGGINRWTPVNLFLNWIRQNDPLRYETNIAGNFNWSNAGAWKDSIDGIASAVPDNSALRYYDVTLSQAGRVTLDVNATIDRLSIANASASLLISKSFGLTSLINSTMTNGLLTINGTLTTPRLLAYGGLISGTGTIVGDVFVNYAGRIDSGPIDGTGELFVKGNTAFNKDPATLQVDISRTANDLLDISGTADLGGEVVASVEHGAAAHLLSRRMTILTADGGVTGKFGIVSTELPLSFLTPRLSYDGNNVYLDYNLTPFSIAARNINQRNIGNALTLGALGPVSEAGANILNALFYGNYQTAQSVMDTAGGAGLAGAQTTAIEVGQMASSAVADQIAFWRSGEANDPTGLTLHDDVHGTGAHSFLAYAPIEAGVKASSAKRAAASAGTLPPATLTRTFRAWGSMFGGGATFAADIGRGAPSATAGYYGGLIGVDYQLQPNMLLGVAVGGSNANFSAGSLATSGSLTGFHASLYGAYTLGTNYLALNETFSTYSNQTNRTAGGYGFLPYEQLNARFGSTEFRTRLEGGRTFGIGGFKATPFIAAEIAAYSSNAFTESSSLWYQSSLALTNNGQSSISVPTFIGLRLTNGIDFANGWRLTPVGSLAYVHEFSPRRQLTNTLMSLPDQGFAVAGPRSTYNLVQTKIGAELSLSRQLSVFADFQGEFSSASQSYGGKGGVRYVWYSFERQRSVNIAFKPVGEANTHAII; via the coding sequence TTGTTCATCGAGTGGCCAGAAAAGGGGCTTCCACTCTCAAGCGCCGGCCTCCGCCGCCACCTTGCGCAATTTCGCAATCCAAATAGTCCTCTGAATCCAAATTATTTTAAGCTTACTGCATCAGTTTCGCTCAATGAAGGCAGCGTGAACGGAGGAGATAGCGGTGGCCCGCTTTGGATTTCCACCAGCTCCGGCCTGGTGCAAATCGGAGTCTTAAAAGGCGGTATAATAGATTTTTCCGATACCTACGGAGGCATTAACCGGTGGACCCCAGTGAACCTCTTCCTCAATTGGATCAGACAAAATGACCCACTGCGTTACGAGACGAATATCGCCGGTAATTTTAACTGGAGCAACGCGGGCGCCTGGAAGGATAGTATCGACGGCATCGCTTCCGCTGTGCCCGACAATTCAGCCCTACGTTACTACGACGTGACGCTTAGCCAAGCCGGTAGGGTGACACTGGACGTGAATGCTACTATCGACCGGCTGTCGATTGCTAACGCCTCCGCGAGCTTATTAATTTCGAAATCATTCGGACTGACTTCTCTCATTAATTCGACGATGACAAATGGATTATTGACGATCAACGGAACGCTGACAACGCCGCGTCTGCTCGCCTATGGCGGCCTCATCAGCGGAACGGGAACAATCGTTGGCGACGTTTTCGTCAACTATGCTGGCCGGATCGACAGCGGGCCCATCGATGGAACAGGAGAGCTGTTCGTCAAAGGCAATACAGCCTTCAACAAGGACCCTGCAACCCTCCAGGTAGATATATCACGAACCGCGAATGATTTGCTGGATATTTCCGGGACGGCAGATCTCGGCGGAGAAGTCGTCGCCTCGGTCGAACACGGCGCCGCGGCCCATCTTCTATCCCGCAGGATGACAATTCTGACCGCGGATGGTGGGGTGACAGGTAAATTCGGTATCGTGTCGACCGAATTACCGTTGTCATTCCTCACGCCTCGCTTGTCTTACGATGGCAATAACGTCTACCTCGATTACAATTTAACTCCGTTCAGCATCGCGGCCAGGAACATTAATCAACGCAATATAGGCAATGCCCTCACACTCGGCGCACTGGGACCGGTCTCGGAAGCAGGCGCGAACATTCTGAACGCGCTTTTCTACGGCAACTATCAGACAGCACAGTCGGTAATGGACACCGCTGGAGGAGCGGGGTTGGCTGGTGCGCAGACCACCGCGATAGAAGTGGGACAGATGGCTAGTTCAGCCGTTGCCGACCAGATCGCTTTCTGGCGATCAGGAGAAGCGAACGATCCGACAGGTTTGACACTTCATGATGATGTTCACGGGACCGGGGCGCACAGCTTTCTAGCTTACGCCCCGATTGAGGCGGGTGTGAAAGCCAGCAGCGCAAAGAGGGCTGCAGCTTCTGCCGGAACTCTACCGCCTGCGACGCTTACCCGCACATTCCGAGCTTGGGGGTCAATGTTTGGCGGCGGTGCGACCTTCGCAGCTGATATAGGCCGCGGCGCGCCGTCTGCGACTGCCGGCTATTACGGAGGGCTGATCGGTGTTGACTACCAATTGCAGCCAAACATGCTGCTTGGCGTCGCGGTAGGCGGCTCAAACGCCAATTTCAGCGCTGGTTCTCTTGCAACATCTGGCAGCCTGACGGGCTTTCATGCGAGTCTCTATGGCGCATATACGCTTGGAACGAACTATTTAGCGCTAAACGAGACTTTCAGCACCTACTCGAATCAGACGAATCGCACCGCGGGCGGATATGGATTTCTGCCGTATGAACAGTTGAATGCGAGATTCGGTTCTACAGAATTCCGAACCCGCCTGGAAGGCGGCCGAACGTTTGGAATCGGGGGCTTCAAGGCCACGCCATTCATAGCGGCGGAAATCGCGGCTTACTCCTCAAACGCATTCACTGAAAGTAGCAGCCTGTGGTATCAGTCATCGCTTGCGCTCACAAACAATGGGCAGTCTTCAATTTCGGTACCGACATTTATTGGACTTCGCCTCACGAATGGAATTGATTTCGCGAACGGATGGCGTCTGACGCCTGTCGGAAGCTTGGCCTATGTTCACGAATTCTCCCCGCGGCGTCAGCTGACGAACACATTGATGTCTCTTCCTGATCAAGGTTTCGCGGTCGCCGGTCCGCGATCGACTTACAATTTGGTGCAAACCAAGATCGGCGCCGAGCTCAGCTTATCCAGGCAGTTGTCAGTCTTTGCCGATTTCCAGGGTGAATTCTCATCCGCATCGCAGAGTTATGGAGGCAAGGGTGGAGTTCGCTACGTCTGGTATAGCTTTGAGCGGCAGCGTAGTGTGAACATCGCGTTCAAGCCTGTCGGCGAAGCGAATACTCATGCCATCATCTGA
- the tnpB gene encoding IS66 family insertion sequence element accessory protein TnpB (TnpB, as the term is used for proteins encoded by IS66 family insertion elements, is considered an accessory protein, since TnpC, encoded by a neighboring gene, is a DDE family transposase.) → MIPPGARVLLRAAAVDFRKGPEGLVSLVRDAGADPFDGSLYVFRAKRADRIKIVWWDGSGLCLFAKRLEHSHFCWPTAGSHEVRLNYAQVMALVEGLDWRRVRAVDVRAPLSAG, encoded by the coding sequence ATGATCCCGCCGGGCGCACGGGTGCTGTTGCGGGCGGCGGCCGTGGATTTCCGTAAAGGTCCAGAAGGATTGGTTTCACTGGTTCGGGATGCCGGGGCCGATCCGTTCGATGGCTCCCTCTATGTTTTCCGAGCGAAAAGAGCCGACCGGATCAAGATCGTGTGGTGGGACGGTTCAGGCCTTTGTCTTTTCGCCAAGCGCCTCGAGCACTCGCATTTCTGCTGGCCGACAGCGGGGAGCCACGAGGTTCGTCTGAACTACGCGCAAGTCATGGCGCTGGTCGAAGGACTCGATTGGCGACGGGTTCGGGCTGTGGACGTACGAGCGCCACTGAGCGCAGGCTAA
- the tnpC gene encoding IS66 family transposase, with the protein MIERFGELPDDVDELKALARDALARVDRSETDAQAFRSQTLSLTAKVEDLTQTNAAAKAEIDRLTSIIKTLHRDRFGKRSEKLGADDAEQQSFVFEEVETGLAAIDARLAAKADSKPRKTPRDKPRFPSHLERVEEVMEPEIPEELQGKERVEIGREESVRLDVVRARFRLIVTIRPKYAYKNPAVILQAPAPEHIVEAGLPTEALLAQVAVSKYADGLPLYRQEAIYLRDGVELGRSLMAQWMGAVGFHFEPLAAHVLARIREGERIFADETTLPTLSPGAGKTKTSWLWAYARDDRPFGDVGPPMVAYRFEESRSGDCAARHLGDYRGILQCDGYAGYRKLAGAPHYNSLRLAGCWAHLRRRFFDLHVNGESVIATATVEQMKQLWAVEEEVRGQPQQARLAARRATSVDIVQALFDLWERELPRISGKSKLAEAIRYARSHRAVPGLFLDDGRVEIDSNIVERAIRPQAITRKNSLFAGSAGGGRTWASIATMLQTCKMNGVDPYAWAQQTLERIADRWPNKNIEALMPWNFKPTE; encoded by the coding sequence ATGATCGAGCGCTTCGGCGAGCTTCCTGACGACGTTGACGAACTGAAGGCGCTGGCACGCGATGCCTTGGCGCGCGTCGATCGTTCAGAGACCGACGCGCAGGCATTCCGTTCGCAAACATTGAGCCTGACGGCGAAGGTCGAGGATCTCACGCAAACGAATGCGGCGGCGAAAGCCGAGATCGATCGGCTGACTTCGATCATCAAGACGCTTCATCGCGACCGCTTCGGGAAGCGCTCCGAAAAGCTCGGCGCCGACGACGCCGAGCAACAAAGCTTCGTGTTCGAGGAAGTCGAAACCGGACTCGCGGCAATCGACGCGCGGTTGGCCGCGAAGGCGGACTCCAAGCCGCGCAAGACGCCTCGCGACAAGCCACGGTTTCCCTCGCATCTGGAGCGGGTCGAGGAAGTCATGGAGCCTGAGATTCCCGAGGAGCTCCAAGGCAAGGAGCGAGTCGAGATCGGGCGGGAGGAGAGCGTCAGGCTCGATGTCGTGCGCGCGCGTTTCCGGCTGATCGTGACGATCCGGCCGAAATACGCCTACAAGAACCCCGCCGTAATCCTGCAAGCGCCTGCGCCCGAGCACATCGTGGAAGCCGGCTTGCCGACGGAAGCGCTGCTCGCGCAAGTCGCGGTGTCGAAATACGCCGATGGGCTGCCGCTCTACCGCCAGGAGGCCATCTACCTTCGCGACGGCGTTGAGCTGGGACGCTCGCTGATGGCGCAATGGATGGGCGCGGTGGGTTTCCACTTCGAGCCGCTGGCGGCGCATGTGCTCGCGCGCATCCGCGAGGGCGAACGGATCTTCGCCGACGAAACGACGCTGCCCACGTTGAGCCCTGGCGCCGGGAAGACCAAGACGTCATGGTTGTGGGCCTATGCGCGGGATGATCGGCCGTTCGGGGACGTGGGACCGCCGATGGTCGCCTACCGGTTCGAGGAGAGTCGATCCGGCGATTGCGCGGCGCGCCACCTGGGCGATTATCGCGGCATTCTACAATGCGACGGCTATGCAGGGTATCGCAAGCTCGCGGGCGCTCCTCATTACAACAGCCTGCGTCTGGCCGGATGTTGGGCCCATCTGCGCCGCCGGTTCTTCGACCTTCATGTCAACGGCGAGTCGGTTATCGCGACGGCGACGGTCGAACAAATGAAGCAATTGTGGGCCGTCGAGGAGGAAGTGCGCGGTCAGCCGCAACAGGCGCGCCTGGCGGCGCGAAGGGCGACATCAGTCGACATCGTGCAAGCATTGTTCGACCTCTGGGAGCGCGAGCTGCCGCGCATCTCAGGCAAATCGAAATTGGCTGAGGCGATCCGCTATGCTCGTTCGCATCGAGCGGTCCCCGGCCTCTTCCTCGACGATGGCCGCGTGGAAATCGACTCCAATATTGTCGAGCGGGCGATCAGGCCCCAGGCCATTACGCGCAAGAACTCACTATTCGCCGGGTCCGCTGGCGGCGGACGGACGTGGGCTTCCATCGCCACCATGCTTCAGACTTGCAAAATGAACGGCGTAGATCCCTACGCCTGGGCCCAGCAGACCCTCGAACGAATCGCCGACCGATGGCCCAACAAGAACATCGAGGCGCTCATGCCCTGGAATTTCAAGCCCACCGAGTGA
- a CDS encoding extensin family protein, producing MKPSRPGEGAEVDQPDVGACLARLAELGVEFRTEAGPINGEACAVAMPIRLGGLVVRHGAGVSIQFPARPLIDCRLAEPLALWVGRVIAPVLAGTFSSALKAVTTGPGFECRNRNHEPGGKISTHATGFALDISGFELANGRVLSFGSNGDPEAQTALQTVRTAACGWFTTVLGPGSDAAHEDHLHVDIQRHGTDQNYRICQ from the coding sequence GTGAAGCCGTCCCGCCCTGGCGAAGGCGCCGAAGTCGACCAGCCCGACGTCGGGGCATGCTTGGCTCGGCTGGCCGAGCTGGGCGTCGAATTCCGGACCGAGGCGGGACCTATCAACGGCGAGGCTTGCGCCGTCGCCATGCCGATCCGGCTCGGAGGTCTGGTCGTCCGCCATGGCGCCGGAGTCTCAATCCAGTTCCCCGCGCGGCCTCTGATCGATTGTCGCTTGGCAGAACCCTTGGCGCTGTGGGTCGGCAGAGTGATCGCCCCCGTCCTTGCCGGAACCTTCTCCTCGGCTTTGAAGGCGGTCACAACCGGGCCGGGCTTCGAATGCCGCAACCGCAACCACGAACCCGGCGGCAAGATCAGCACGCATGCGACCGGGTTCGCGCTCGACATCTCGGGCTTCGAGTTGGCGAACGGGCGAGTGCTGTCATTCGGGTCGAACGGCGATCCGGAGGCGCAGACGGCTCTCCAGACCGTGCGTACCGCCGCTTGCGGCTGGTTTACGACGGTGCTCGGCCCCGGTTCGGACGCGGCCCATGAAGATCATCTCCACGTCGACATCCAGCGGCATGGAACCGATCAGAATTACCGGATTTGCCAATAG
- a CDS encoding c-type cytochrome, protein MNNPRLALLLGPALLAVASTTSLAEERSPEPLSKPQLDAKIAYCKTCHGLDGQGFRGAYAMPRLAGQQTEYLEDQLHAFMERRRLHPLMQNVARALNPATLSAIAAHFKELNPKPLVGPAASKGLIAAGKKLYDEGVPDKQIPACASCHGSEAKGDGATPRLAGQLREYTVQTLANWNKERGQDPAKPDASTIMLPIAQGLSHEEAVAVAAYLGSLD, encoded by the coding sequence GTGAACAATCCTCGCCTCGCTCTTTTGCTCGGTCCCGCGCTGCTGGCCGTGGCGTCGACGACGAGCCTCGCCGAGGAGCGCTCGCCGGAGCCGCTTTCAAAGCCACAGCTGGACGCGAAGATCGCATATTGCAAGACTTGCCACGGCCTCGATGGGCAAGGCTTTCGCGGCGCCTACGCCATGCCGCGCCTCGCCGGGCAGCAGACCGAGTATCTGGAAGATCAGCTGCACGCCTTTATGGAGCGCCGACGTCTGCATCCACTAATGCAAAACGTGGCGCGCGCGCTCAACCCCGCCACTCTCTCGGCGATCGCCGCGCATTTCAAGGAGCTCAATCCCAAGCCGCTCGTCGGCCCCGCCGCTTCTAAGGGGCTGATAGCCGCGGGCAAGAAGCTTTACGACGAGGGCGTCCCTGATAAGCAAATCCCCGCCTGCGCCTCTTGTCACGGCTCCGAGGCCAAGGGCGACGGCGCGACGCCGAGGCTGGCGGGACAGCTTCGCGAATACACGGTCCAGACGCTCGCGAATTGGAACAAGGAGCGGGGGCAAGACCCCGCGAAGCCCGATGCTTCCACGATCATGCTGCCGATCGCGCAGGGGCTTTCGCACGAGGAGGCTGTGGCCGTCGCCGCCTACCTAGGCTCGTTGGATTGA
- a CDS encoding L,D-transpeptidase, whose product MNSRTQSKLLVVAIVAVGLTGCGTTQSSIQNVVAFAAPPEPAPAAPAMPPDPVIERAPVETLPLEPPSRSASAGSDSVAPKYSAIYGEMRDGEHVVPAVKLTEISPQFLRKNVAYSTKEPPGAVVVDPANHFLYFVEDNGRATRYGVGVGREGFVWAGEASIKNKQEWPDWYPPKEMIERRSDLKAKMVKLQSGEGMHGGPSNPLGARAMYLWQGDKDTLFRIHGTNEPWTIGHSESSGCIRMINQDAIDLYNKIEPGARVLVLGSRGAQPVEKLSQR is encoded by the coding sequence ATGAATTCTCGCACTCAAAGCAAGCTGCTGGTTGTGGCCATCGTTGCAGTTGGGCTCACTGGATGCGGCACCACCCAGAGCTCCATCCAGAACGTCGTGGCTTTTGCCGCGCCCCCCGAGCCCGCGCCAGCCGCGCCAGCCATGCCGCCGGACCCGGTCATCGAGCGCGCGCCAGTCGAGACGCTCCCCCTCGAGCCCCCGTCTCGGAGCGCTTCGGCCGGCTCGGACTCGGTCGCGCCAAAATACAGCGCAATCTATGGCGAGATGCGCGACGGCGAACATGTCGTCCCAGCGGTGAAGCTCACCGAGATCAGCCCGCAATTCCTGCGCAAAAACGTGGCTTATTCCACAAAAGAACCGCCGGGCGCCGTGGTCGTCGATCCAGCGAACCACTTTCTCTATTTTGTCGAGGACAATGGGCGGGCGACCCGCTACGGCGTGGGCGTCGGTCGCGAGGGCTTCGTCTGGGCGGGCGAGGCCAGCATCAAGAACAAGCAGGAATGGCCAGATTGGTATCCGCCCAAGGAAATGATCGAGCGGCGGTCGGACCTCAAGGCCAAGATGGTGAAGCTGCAGAGCGGCGAGGGCATGCATGGCGGTCCCTCAAACCCGCTCGGCGCCCGGGCGATGTATCTCTGGCAGGGCGACAAGGACACGCTATTCCGCATCCACGGCACCAACGAGCCCTGGACGATCGGCCATAGCGAATCCTCGGGCTGTATTCGCATGATCAACCAGGATGCAATCGACCTTTACAATAAGATTGAGCCCGGCGCGCGGGTCTTGGTGCTTGGGTCGCGCGGCGCGCAGCCGGTGGAAAAGCTGTCGCAGAGGTGA
- a CDS encoding CapA family protein — protein MHAPTIKLFLCGDVMAGRGVDQILPHPCNPRIYEECMASAEGYVRLAEDAHGAIPRSAPLSHIWGDALFEFERADPDLRIINLETSITRSESYFPKGINYRMSPENAACLSSAGVDCCALANNHVLDWGPVGLLDTLDALKRLKIKAVGAGRSLAEAWAPAAFEIPGKGRVLVFSCACVSSGAPMSWAPASDGDGIALLPNLSRRNVAPLADEISRIVRPGDLVVVSIHCGPNWGDEISDEVRSFAHHLIDLAPISVLHCHSSHHPKGIEVYRSRLVLYGCGDFINDYEGIPGYEEYRDDLTLMYFAEIEAESGLLLALEMTPLQLKRFRLSRPSAADVDWLQDRLDRESRKLGARVSSISGGRLTLSWFNQTAGT, from the coding sequence ATGCACGCCCCGACGATCAAGCTGTTCCTTTGCGGGGATGTGATGGCGGGCCGTGGCGTCGACCAGATTTTGCCGCATCCCTGCAACCCGCGCATATATGAGGAATGCATGGCTTCGGCGGAGGGATATGTGCGACTCGCCGAAGACGCGCACGGCGCCATCCCGAGATCGGCGCCGCTTTCCCATATCTGGGGCGATGCGCTTTTCGAATTCGAGCGCGCCGACCCCGATTTGCGTATCATCAACCTTGAAACAAGCATCACCCGAAGCGAAAGCTATTTTCCCAAGGGCATAAATTACCGGATGAGCCCGGAGAACGCCGCCTGCCTGAGTTCCGCCGGCGTAGATTGCTGTGCACTCGCCAACAACCATGTCCTCGATTGGGGCCCTGTGGGCCTCTTGGACACGCTCGACGCGCTCAAACGCCTGAAAATAAAGGCGGTTGGGGCCGGCCGCTCTCTGGCGGAGGCCTGGGCGCCAGCTGCTTTTGAAATTCCCGGCAAGGGACGCGTCCTCGTCTTTTCCTGCGCCTGCGTTTCCAGCGGCGCGCCGATGAGTTGGGCGCCGGCGTCTGATGGCGACGGCATTGCGCTGTTGCCTAATTTGTCCAGGCGTAATGTCGCGCCACTTGCCGATGAGATTTCGCGGATCGTCCGACCCGGCGACCTCGTCGTGGTTTCTATTCATTGCGGTCCGAACTGGGGCGACGAGATTTCAGATGAAGTTAGAAGCTTTGCCCACCACTTGATCGACCTTGCGCCGATTTCCGTGTTGCATTGTCATTCCTCGCATCACCCGAAAGGAATCGAGGTCTATCGCAGTCGCCTCGTCCTTTACGGCTGCGGCGATTTTATCAACGATTACGAAGGCATTCCTGGCTATGAGGAGTATAGGGACGATCTGACGCTGATGTATTTCGCTGAGATTGAGGCGGAAAGCGGCCTCCTTCTTGCGCTCGAGATGACGCCCCTGCAGCTCAAGCGATTCAGGCTAAGTCGGCCATCCGCGGCGGACGTTGACTGGCTGCAAGACAGGCTCGACCGTGAAAGCCGTAAGCTTGGGGCGCGCGTCTCGTCGATCTCCGGCGGGCGGCTCACGCTTTCGTGGTTCAACCAAACAGCCGGAACGTAA
- a CDS encoding B12-binding domain-containing radical SAM protein, which translates to MSPMPTKVLLVFPLFTQNSFWNLGLACQMAGARCPAPPLGLLTVAALLPQVWELRLIDRNARSLDDEDIRWADLVMTGGMVPQQLDTLTIVERCKNLGKLVCVGGPDATSSPSVYHSADFLVLGEAETIISEFVSAWTNGSQSGVFTAEKFQVDVTKSPLPRYDLIDFSNYLYVGVQFSRGCPFNCEFCDIIELFGQAPRTKTSTQMIAELDHLYTLGWRGHVDFVDDNLIGNKKALKQFLPILAEWQQKRRYPFKFSTEASINLADDAQLLKMMREANFFVVFIGIESSDVATLIAMQKKQNTRRSLEESVSKIYGAGIFVLAGFIIGFDSEREGVSGGMIDCIKSTSIPICMVGLLTALANTQMSRRLEREGRLLADYNDPVPERGDQCTAGLNFIPLRPRSDILEDYKKVLEAIYSPEAFFDRLTRVSAALRNPDLGLPNLRALAKDITFFARLSLWLIINRPPGSRRFWRLFFSCAFNNPTALECVVMMTSFYLHVGPFAKHVICDLEHQIASIDRGEHVENVN; encoded by the coding sequence ATGTCGCCGATGCCAACGAAGGTCCTTTTGGTTTTTCCTCTGTTTACCCAGAACTCTTTCTGGAACCTTGGCCTCGCTTGCCAGATGGCTGGAGCCCGCTGTCCTGCGCCGCCACTCGGTTTGCTGACTGTTGCCGCACTTCTTCCTCAGGTGTGGGAACTTCGACTTATTGACCGGAATGCCCGGTCTCTTGATGACGAGGATATTCGTTGGGCGGACCTGGTGATGACCGGCGGTATGGTACCGCAACAGCTCGACACTTTGACAATTGTTGAACGCTGCAAGAACCTCGGCAAGCTGGTTTGCGTTGGCGGACCTGATGCGACATCGAGCCCATCTGTTTATCACTCGGCAGACTTTCTGGTTCTTGGCGAGGCTGAGACAATTATCAGCGAATTTGTTTCCGCATGGACGAACGGCAGTCAGAGCGGCGTATTCACGGCTGAAAAATTTCAAGTCGACGTCACCAAAAGCCCATTGCCGCGCTATGATCTGATCGATTTCAGTAACTATCTCTACGTCGGCGTACAGTTTTCCCGAGGGTGTCCATTTAACTGCGAATTTTGCGACATTATCGAACTCTTTGGCCAGGCGCCGCGGACAAAAACAAGTACGCAGATGATCGCTGAACTCGACCACCTCTACACGCTTGGTTGGCGCGGTCATGTCGACTTTGTCGATGACAATCTAATCGGTAATAAGAAAGCGTTAAAACAGTTTCTGCCCATTCTGGCAGAGTGGCAACAAAAGAGACGTTACCCATTCAAATTTTCGACTGAAGCGTCAATCAATCTCGCAGATGATGCCCAGCTGTTGAAAATGATGCGCGAGGCAAATTTCTTCGTCGTCTTTATCGGGATCGAAAGTTCAGACGTTGCTACGCTTATTGCCATGCAGAAGAAACAAAACACGCGACGGAGCCTGGAGGAGAGCGTCTCCAAAATCTATGGGGCTGGGATTTTCGTCCTGGCCGGTTTCATTATAGGGTTTGACTCGGAAAGAGAAGGTGTTTCCGGGGGCATGATCGATTGTATCAAGTCGACGAGCATCCCAATCTGTATGGTGGGGCTCCTGACGGCCCTCGCGAACACTCAGATGTCGCGCCGACTTGAACGAGAGGGGCGGCTGTTGGCCGATTATAACGATCCGGTTCCTGAGCGGGGCGACCAGTGCACAGCCGGACTTAATTTCATCCCATTGCGGCCCCGGAGCGATATTCTGGAGGACTATAAGAAGGTATTGGAAGCCATCTATAGTCCCGAAGCCTTCTTTGATCGCCTGACCAGGGTCAGTGCAGCGCTTCGAAACCCGGACCTCGGGCTACCCAATCTCCGCGCTCTCGCCAAAGATATTACGTTCTTTGCGCGTTTGAGTCTTTGGTTGATCATCAACAGGCCCCCAGGAAGTCGCCGCTTCTGGCGTTTATTTTTTTCCTGCGCCTTCAACAATCCGACGGCTTTGGAGTGTGTGGTGATGATGACCAGTTTTTATCTGCATGTTGGCCCCTTTGCCAAGCACGTTATTTGCGACCTTGAACATCAGATTGCGTCGATCGATCGGGGTGAACACGTCGAGAATGTGAATTAG
- a CDS encoding c-type cytochrome: MDARIASGWIKRTSVTLAIAAFAAPPTQSQEDLPIRNCTWCHGSSAQGLDGAPRLAGQRAQYIERQLESFRDHSRDNPASKQYMWGATARLSSAMAQGFAHYFASLPAEPADDGDSSLVAAGKRMYEEGVPDANIVSCIVCHGPKGEGFEGIPRLGGLSYAYTKNRLEQWREGYHASARPMPLVARAMTAKEIAALASYLSFLK; the protein is encoded by the coding sequence ATGGATGCGCGCATCGCAAGCGGCTGGATAAAACGCACGAGCGTAACACTCGCGATCGCAGCTTTCGCCGCACCGCCGACACAGTCGCAGGAAGATCTGCCGATCCGAAATTGCACGTGGTGCCATGGTTCTTCGGCGCAAGGTCTGGACGGCGCGCCGCGTCTCGCCGGGCAGCGCGCGCAATATATCGAACGACAGCTCGAAAGCTTCCGCGACCACAGCCGGGACAATCCCGCTTCCAAGCAATATATGTGGGGAGCGACTGCGCGGCTGAGCTCGGCAATGGCGCAGGGCTTCGCCCACTATTTCGCCTCCCTGCCGGCAGAGCCTGCGGATGACGGCGACTCTTCGCTGGTTGCCGCGGGCAAGCGCATGTACGAAGAGGGCGTTCCCGACGCAAACATCGTCTCCTGCATCGTCTGCCATGGTCCGAAAGGCGAGGGCTTCGAGGGGATTCCCCGCCTGGGCGGGCTGTCCTACGCCTATACCAAGAACCGGCTCGAACAATGGAGAGAAGGCTACCACGCCTCTGCGCGGCCAATGCCGCTGGTCGCGCGCGCCATGACCGCAAAGGAGATTGCGGCGCTCGCGTCCTACCTCAGTTTCCTCAAATAG